GGAGGCGTTGCGGCTGCACCCACCAACTCCGCTTATGTTGCCTCACAAGGCCAATGCCAATGTCAAGATTGGTGGTTACGATATCCCCAAGGGTTCTAATGTTCACGTAAATGTTTGGGCTGTAGCGCGTGATCCATCTGTATGGAAAGAACCATTTGAGTTCCGTCCTGAGCGTTTCATGGAGGAGGACGTTGACATGAAAGGTCACGATTATCGGCTATTACCCTTTGGTGCAGGACGTCGTGTATGCCCTGGTGCACAATTAGGAATAAACCTGGTTGCATCAATGTTGGGTCATCTACTGCACCATTTCTGTTGGAACCCAACCGAAGGGGTGAAGCCCGAGGAACTTGACATGTCGGAGAACCCTGGTTTGGTGACCTACATGAGGACACCGTTACTAGCAGTTCCTACACCAAGGTTGCCTTCTGAGTTGTACAAACGTGTCGCTGCTGATATCTAAGTTTTCTGTTCTGCAGATTTTCAAAACTTTCCAGGTTCTGGTTTTCTGTTCTTGTGGTTCTGTCTTTGAAAGCTGAAATTGATTTTAGTAGTTGCTTGGCAAAGGTACTGAGAAATGCAGAGAACAAATGTAAAATAAACGGATCAATCTACATCTTTATGTAAAATAAACGGATCAACCGTCGTTCCATCTCTTCATAAGTTTCCTTGTGTGGAAACTCCGACATCCTTTCACGCCATTCCTCAAAGCTCATCCCGTGACTGTATGACCAAATAAAAATACTATGAATTAGTCAAATTACACACTTACAAAATTGTTGAAACAAAGCAACAAACAAGCGACTCTGTGGCCCAATGGATAAGGCGCTGGTCTACGAAACCAGAGACTCTGGGTTCGATCCCCAGCAGAGTCgttgcatcagttttgttttgaATCTCAGTGGATTTAGTTTATAGCCGGTTGTGGCGTGGTGTCTCACATTTCTTCAAggcgtttgatttttttttctgcatACTACGAGGATTCAGAACATTAAGGATCCGTTTGGCACGGCAGTAGTATTAGCAATGCATCTAGTTGCCAATTACATGTAGTTGCAATGTCATGCATTAAAACTACATGTAGTTCAATATTTGGTGTTTGGCATTAAACTTAGATGAATGTAATACAACAATGCATTTTTAACTTTAAaaacaataatactatgaaatttgtaacggatgaagaaaaaaacgaTCCAACTATGAAATTTAtaacggatgaagaaaaaaacgaTCCAACTATGAAATTTATTTTCTCCGGATCTACCATGGTTTCTCTactttttgttattgtttttgaGTCCATTTTGATTTCTTTCACACGGTTTTTCAATCGTCTTTTCCCTTTACAGCTCTCTTTTTtaccgtttttctttttataGGGTTTCTGTTTTTCGCTCTTCTTTCACACGGTTTTTCAATTTTCGTTTAGGGCTTGTCTTCAGTTTTCATGGCAAGATCCACTAGGGCTTCCTCTTCACTGCGATTATCGGCAACACCTCAATCTGCTCAAGGGTTTTCGTACCCATCTTCTTCATCCATTTCAGAAGAGGCTGTTGTTAACAACAGCTCTGTCCACTGCCCTTATAAGAGTCTTGATGGCTGTCAGGATTGCATTAATGGCAGGGGATATGCCAAATGATCTTTTTTGAAGCATCTACATGATCGGCATTTATCTTCTGAGGATAAGATAGCAAACTGCAGGGAGATGATTGCTAAGAACTTACACACATACCACGcctgggagaaagttcttagttcGTTAAAAATGTGGTTGTGATGTAGATGTATGCATCTACATGCTTGGAAGATGCCATGTAAAGGCCGTGAAGGGGTTATTCATGGGGACATCGTTGCAGGACCAATCAATGGTTTAGTCGCAGATTTTCTTATTCATGGTGTTGACAAACCTGTCGAGGTAAGTAATGACGCTATGGAACCTTCTATCTGTGAGTTTTCCATAGAGAATGCTTCTTCTTCGGATACTTATGAAGCCCTCTCTACGGACCTGTTGAATGCGATTCTTCAAAGGCATTTTACTACCGTAACTTGCATTCCACACCAATGTATACTAGCCTTTTCAAGGGAACTGAAGATTTGCTTGGACAGGGTAATTTGTAGTCCGGGTAGTTTGGCAGCATGGTTGCAtttaattcttcttccaatttgCACTTTAAATCTGTTCAGACCTAGGAACTCAGGGGAAGCAAAGTCCGGCAACAGGAGGAGGTTGCATGTTGCGGCCATCAACAATGCAATTTCAGTTTGGAAGGAGCCGGGTGGTTGTTCTGCCCTGGTACACAAATTGTTGCATCAGCCTGCAGTTCACGGGAGGTCAGGGAAAGCAGACTCGAAGAAGCAAGTCGCTGCCAACATGACGGCTTGTCGGAAGAAGATTTCATGTGGCCATTTTTCTGCAGCAATACGGGTGATTTCCTCATCTGGTGTAGCTCCACACAGTGAGAAAACTTTCCTTGACTTGTAAGACAAACACCCTCATGCCCCCCCCCCCNNNNNNNNNNNNNNNNNNNNNNNNNNNNNNNNNNNNNNNNNNNNNNNNNNNNNNNNNNNNNNNNNNNNNNNNNNNNNNNNNNNNNNNNNNNNNNNNNNNNNNNNNNNNNNNNNNNNNNNNNNNNNNNNNNNNNNNNNNNNNNNNNNNNNNNNNNNNNNNNNNNNNNNNNNNNNNNNNNNNNNNNNNNNNNNNNNNNNNNNNNNNNNNNNNNNNNNNNNNNNNNNNNNNNNNNNNNNNNNNNNNNNNNNNNNNNNNNNNNNNNNNNNNNNNNNNNNNNNNNNNNCCCCCCTCCATTCCCGATGGTGATATTTTGGTTGAACCAAGTCGACTCTCGTGCTATGTTGGGGCCATCAAAAGCTTCCCAAAGGGTACGTCGTGTGGTCGTGATGGCCTTCGGGCTCAGCATTTGGTTGATGTGATGTGATGAGTGGAGAGGCAGCGGCAGTGGCGGATAATTTACTCGTTTCGATCACGGGGgttgtcaacctttggttggcTGGTAAATGCCCTGAGTCTCTTGGTGAGTTCATTGGAAGTGCTCCCTTAACTCCTCTACTCAAACCAGGTGGTGGTATTCGGCCCATTGCGGTGGGTAGGGTTTGGCGGAGATTGGTTTCGAAGGTGGCTGCTTTTTCCGTTGGAAAGTACATGAGTTCTTACTTAGGCGACTACAATTTGGTGTTGGAGTGCCTGATGGTGGAGAGAgcattttacatgctgtaaacTGCTTACTGGAGATGAAAAGGCAATCTGAAAAGATGTCAATGTTGCTCATTGACTTTTCTAATGCTTTTAATATGGTGAGTAGATCTCAACTCATCAAGGAGGTTCGTCtacattgtccaggtatttctcgctgggtagaGTTTTGTTACTTACAACCTACTAAGCTTTATTATGACCAATATATCTTGTCATCCACACTTGGGGTTCAACAAGGCGACCCCCTCGGTCCCTTGATGTTCACGTTGACACTTCACCCTCTTGTGAAGTTTATTGCTTCTCAATGCAAACTTGATTTACAAGCGTGGTACCTTGATAATGGGACTATTATTGGTGATACTTTAGAGGTAGCCAAGGCCTTGCATATAATAGAAACAGAGGGACCAGGTAGAGGGTTGCATCTTAATGTGAAGAAAACCgaagtcttttggccttctaTTGATCCAAGAAGCACGGCTGATGGGGTCTTTCCCCGTGACATTGGTAGACCTACTAACGGTGTTGAACTTTTAGGTGGTCCGGTGAGTTTGGATTTGAACTTCATTAGCGACATGATGTTGACCAGGGTGAATAAGAATGTTCAACTGATGGCGGCAATAAAAAAGCTCAAGGACCCTCAAAGTAAAATGTTATTACTTCGCAACTGCACTTGTGTatctagattatattttgcaatgcgaaCTACCAATCCAGCATCATTGCAACCAGCCTCTGAGATTTTTGATGATCATCTGCTTAAGTATTTGAGATTACTCATCACGGGTGATGGTGCAGATTTCGGTCCTTTACAGCAGAGGTCAGctaccttgcctatcaaagacGGCGGTCTGGGCATTTATACCATGGATGATACCCGTAATTACTGTTACCTTGCTTCCCAGAGTCAGACAGCTTCAGTGCAGAAGATTATTCTTGGTAAATTATCCTCAACAAACAAATTTTCTGCTTATCAGATGGCTCTTCAGAACTTTATTCAGGTATGTGGCTTACCCCCTTCTTATTGTGTCGATGACACTGCTCCCTCCCCTCCCCCCATCCATGCACTCCTTGGCAgttacttattttgatgcagttaagaagcaaatcccagaccaattttctatATCTGCAAGAGATTCTATTTTGTGGCAGTGTAACCAAGTCAAACACGCTTAGGATTATTTATTAGCAGTACTtattagtgggcttaatcagtgCCTTGGTCCTAGACAGTTCCGTGTTGTGTTATGCAATCGTCTTGGTAttcctttgtttgttgagaatggtttatgcacaagttgtaacaaatctatggacatctttggggaccatgcgcttcattgtgctaaataTGTTGGAAATAATTTCCGACATGACCTTGTTCGTGATGTCACAGTTGATATTTTTTACAAGGCTAGTGTACATGTGCGTAAGGAAGCCAATCTTGGTATTCTGACAGATGATGGTAAAGATTTGAGGCCTGCTgatatccttgttctcaactgggacAATGGGTAAGATGTATGCATGGATGTCACTGGTGTCTCCCCTTTCACTGGTGATGGTATTCGTTCCTTTGTCCCCGGAAAGGCTATTTCAAACGCGGTTTCTAGAAAACgctctaaatatttggaaaagtgTACTTCTTTGGGATTTGGTCTGGGTATCTTGGCGTTCACCACTCTGGGGGAGCTTGGCGAAGacactttgatttttttcaaacatCTGAAGAATTGCTTAATtagtaatgatgctagtagtggttttggtagttttatttttcatagattaggtgttgctattcagagaggagttggagcccagcttgttgctaggattCCGACTAAGAGCTTTGTTTGAGTTTTGTTGGACACCAGTTAATTGAGAAATCCATgtattaaatgttttattaaaaaataaataaaaataaacaatattaaaaaaacattaaagataaatttttttaataactaaaattataaaaaatattttaaaaaaaataataatacaaaactaaataagaaaattaaaattaaataaagaaattaatttttttaataaaaaaaatatctgctaaaatttaaataaaataataataaaaaattaaataatacaatattaaaggaaaaaatttaaaaataaaaaaaaagaattaaatcaattaattaattaaaactgAACATTTAATAAAGCaaatataataatattaaaataataaaattgaaaaataaattaaaagaaaaagaaaaagaaaccaaaaaaatttattaaattttaaaagaaaaaagccaaaaaaaataattaaaactgaacataatataaaaaagaaaaaataaataattattataataaattagtaaataaaataataataaattaattaacAGAAAAATTAAAACCGAATATTTAATAGTCAACAAATAAAgtttaaaaataatataatgaAAATATATCTGATTCTGCAAATAAAATAAGCGGTCAATATTTGTCAACAGTGTAGTTGGAGGGGGTAATACAGGGCCGCTTTCAATGCACACTTCAAGAGGAAGTTTTTCAAAGTAGCCCTTTGGAGGTAGTAGGAAATACATGCAGTTGCTATGTCGTGTAGTTGGATCCATGCCAAACACCCTAAATTTGAATGCAGCCCTTGACTACTCCCTTTGACTGCACTACACCCTCCAACTACCTCCGACTTAAGCGTGCCAAATGGACCCTAAGTGTTTCTCAAGGAATCCATTGTTGGTGCAGCATTGTAACATAAAGACACATCCACTGTTAAAAGAATATCACCTTGTTGGTGCAGAATTTCTCGAGGAATCCATTATTGGTGTAGCATTTCTCGGGGAATCCATTGTTGGTGCAGCATTGTAACATAAAGACGAGGCAAAGAATATCACCTTTTATGGAATTTTTGGATCCCACAGACTCTTGTGTGGAAAAACcaacaaaccatcatcctccaaagacTTGTAACATTCTGACATTGAGAAATCCTGCCAAATCCTGTGATCTTCACCCACTCCACTATTAAAAGTAGACAACATGTCCAACAAATGAGCAACATCTTCAACTTCTACTTCCTTCAAAATCCTGCAAAATGCAAAATTCCAGCTGTTTCCTGCATTTACATTCAAAACCTCCTGAATAGTAGCATCTTGTAATCTGCTCAAGCTATACAGATTTGGAAACAAAACTTGGAGATACTGTCCATTCAACCATACATCCTTCCAGAAAAGCACTATATCCCCACTATTCACCTGCATATTACAGTTTTGCTATCGTGGGCTTAATCAGTGCCTTGGTCCTAGACAGTTCCGTGTTGTGTTATGCTATCGTCTTGGTAttcctttgtttgttgagaatggtttatgcacaagttgtaacaaatctatggacatctttggggaccatgcgcttcattgtgctaaagatgttggaaATAATTTCCGACATGACCTTGTTCGTGATGTCACAGTTGATATTTTTTACAAGGCTAGTGTACATGTGCGTAAGGAAGCCAATCTTGGTATTCTGACAGATGATGGTAAAGATTTGAGGCCTGCTgatatccttgttctcaactgggacAATGGGTAAGATGTATGCATGGATGTCACTGGTGTCTCCCCTTTCACTGGTGATGGTATTCGTTCCTTTGTCCCCGGAAAGGCTATTTCAAACGCGGTTTCTAGAAAACgctctaaatatttggaaaagtgTACTTCTTTGGGATTTGGTCTGGGTATCTTGGCGTTCACCACTCTGGGGGAGCTTGGCGAAGacactttgatttttttcaaacatCTGAAGAATTGCTTAATtagtaatgatgctag
This DNA window, taken from Papaver somniferum cultivar HN1 chromosome 3, ASM357369v1, whole genome shotgun sequence, encodes the following:
- the LOC113360664 gene encoding uncharacterized protein LOC113360664, which codes for MSGEAAAVADNLLVSITGVVNLWLAGKCPESLGEFIGSAPLTPLLKPGGGIRPIAVGRVWRRLVSKVAAFSVGKYMSSYLGDYNLVLECLMVERAFYMLSQLIKEVRLHCPGISRWVEFCYLQPTKLYYDQYILSSTLGVQQGDPLGPLMFTLTLHPLVKFIASQCKLDLQAWYLDNGTIIGDTLEVAKALHIIETEGPGRGLHLNVKKTEVFWPSIDPRSTADGVFPRDIGRPTNGVELLGGPVSLDLNFISDMMLTRVNKNVQLMAAIKKLKDPQSKMLLLRNCTCVSRLYFAMRTTNPASLQPASEIFDDHLLKYLRLLITGDGADFGPLQQRSATLPIKDGGLGIYTMDDTRNYCYLASQSQTASVQKIILGKLSSTNKFSAYQMALQNFIQCLGPRQFRVVLCNRLGIPLFVENVDIFYKASVHVRKEANLGILTDDGKDLRPADILVLNWDNG